The Mauremys reevesii isolate NIE-2019 linkage group 3, ASM1616193v1, whole genome shotgun sequence genomic sequence TGGATGGATAAGGGTGTCTCAGACTTCCTACTGTCCTCATGATGGCTTTTCCAATGCTCAAATCCTTTAGTGAGGGTGCATACGTAGGCAAATAGATATGATTGAGTGGGTGACCCTAACTgtggcctggtctatactatgcgtttaaaccgaatttagcagcgttaaaccgatttaaccctgcacccgtccacacgccaaagccctttatatcgctataaagggctctttaaaccgatttctgtactcctccccgacgagtagcactgaaatcggtattgtcATGTCGGATTAggattagtgtggccgcaattcgacggtattggcctccgggcggtatcccacagtgaaagcaatctgaactcggatgcactggccaggtagacaggaaaagccccgcgaacttttgaatttcatttcctgtttgcccagcgtggagctctgatcagcacgggtggcgatgcagtcccaaatccaaaaagagctccagcatggaccgtacgggagatactggatctgatccctgtatggggagacaaatctgttctatctgagctccgttacagaagccgaaatgacaaagcatttgaaaaaaatctccaggctatgatagacagagtccacagcagggactcagcacagtgctgcgtgagacgcgtaacggaaagccaagaattttatatcattctagtttgttaattaaaatgtcatgtggtaccaagtcaaataccgtctaagtatattatagcaacactattacctttatcagccaaacttgaaATCTCATCAGAAAAGTTATCAGGTAgtctgacaggatctatttttcataaacccatgttgattggcactAATTATTTTAccctctttaattctttattattcGAGTCCCATATCAACTACTCCGTTATCTTACCTGGGATCGATGTTAGactgacagacctataattacctgcatcatcctgtttaccctttttacaTAGTGGCACAACGTtcactttcttccagtcttctggagtGGTATCATCGGATATGACTACATCACCTAGATTTTTACCAAACAGAGGAGAGAAAATAAAGTGCAGCCTTAAATTGGAATGTCCAGGTTTTCTATTGTTTgcagttgttatgagaaagttaCAACATTCTCTTGAGGATTTTCTTGGCTGAAATTACATTAACCTTCATTCCAGTTCAATTTTTTTGCCTGGGAATTTCCTtaggtcttaaaaaaaaattgctcagtGATAGGAGTCTCTGTGGGCCTTGTAAGGAATTGGAATGCTGGAAGCACCTGTAATGTATGCAGGAATGGACCCCGTTGTTTCCCATCTCCATGGGTGGCTCTTCTCTCCCATTCTCTGTACCAGACCTCTTGCCTTGCAGGTAAATTTCCTTCTGTTCCTTCAAAGACCAAACCCACCTGATTTACATGTTACTCCTGGCCAGGTGGCTCCCTATCATGGCCGTTTGCATCTGAGCAATAAACATTGTGCAAAGTACATATTGCACCATGCAGCCTTACAAAGCATGTGGCCATCTGACGGGTGCACGCTGCAGCAGTCACACATTGAACAGGGTATATAATGAGggtgtatatttttaaatgcatagTCTTCCTTGGTTTGGTATTTATACTTCCAATATTTAGCTAATTACTATTTGACACCCCTGCCCCCGTGCCAAAACATTTGCCTCACCATGTGTCTGTGAAGTAAGTAAAATACTAAAACCATCCTATCCTCCTCAGAAACGCAGTCATCTTTTTGGTAGTACATGCTTGCTATTTGCACTGCACAGCAACATTGACAACGGTCTACAGAAGAATATGGAAAAGAGCCCATATCCAGTGGACATATCAGGGAGAACATAGGAAGGCAGAATATTATTTCCTgcactggaatttggccagaaaaTCAGGGCTAACCCCTCTACAGGAAAAGTGCCTTAAAATGTTATTGCCCACTGGTGGTCAGGATCTTTGTTTTCCCTTTGAAGAACAGAAAAGTCTTAAATTATTTCAAATCACAAATATAGGTAGTTTAATGGTGCATCTCACAGTGCAGTCTCCACTGACTGGAATATGTGGGCCACCTTGATGGCTGTCTCTCTTGGTCTAGTAGGCCTTCTCTCTGAGGCCTTGTTTATACAAGAGTCTTGGTCTAGTAGGCCTTCTCTCTGAGGCCTTGTTTATACAAGAGAGTTGTACTGATTTAGGTAAATTGGAACAACCCCTTTGTTGTGGTGATTTACCCAAATCAGTTTTTAGACCTATTTAGTTAAATTGCTGTAACTGTCTCATGCCGATAAGATCTGAGACTCACAGATGAGATGCTCTGTGTTGATGGGGTGTtgtttatgtatgtatgtatatactgTGGTAACACAGATACACTACAAACATTGTGCTTGGGGATATATGAGAAAGACaaatccttgccccaaagagcttgcaatctaaaatgGCAAGAGACGAGGCAATAAGCCAGTAGGACAGAGGCAGCCGAAGCAGGGACCTTTGGACATTCAGAATACTTTCTATACTTTTGACTAGACTTTCACTGCCCTGATCTGATTGGCTGTTTACTCCAACCCTCTCCCTTCCTCACAGTCGCTTCACCTTCACTCCACACCTGTCTCTTTCACCCTACTCTTCCCTGCCCATTTCTTTCTATTTAGATTATCCTCACCTAAGTGATGCCCTCCCACCCACACCACAAAAAACAGTCATGGAATTAAATGTTTTCTGCATCACATTGTTCATGCAGTTTGTGTGTTGGACCCTCCTTTTCCCACCcagtgtctgtcttgtctatttaagaCTGTAAGCCCATTGAGGCAGAAACCATCTActattgtgtttgtacagtgcctagcacaatggggcctcattCTCGACTGGCCCTTAGGCCCTACCGTAATAACCATGATTACTAATAATAAGCAAGATATTTGCTGATATAAGAGATACTTTTCATTATGCCCCTTTGCAATTTACTAATTTTAATCCTTAGCtatttattactttttattttgCTCAGACTCATggcctttaatttctgtttttctGCTTTTTGAACCATTGTatattttctgatttaaaaaaaatgattgcCCTGGTCtattttctgttttggtttaTCGTAAACATATATACAacatctgtgtatatatatatttatatagtggTACAGATCATATCAGGCCtgatatgtgtgtatgtatatctatatctagCTATCATATCATGCTGGGACctgcacagggccagctccaggggttttgccaccccaagcagccaaaaaaaaaaaaagaaaaaagccacgatcgcgatctgtggcaattcagcaggaggtccttcgcgcTGAGCAAGAGTGAGGGACtttccgccgaattgccgctgaatagtTGGACGTGTCGCCCCACTCtggagtggccaccccaagcacctgcttgataagctggtgcctggagccggccctggacctgCATGTGTTACCACTACATTATGTACACAGACAAACAAAGACCCAAGTTGCTGGATTACCAGCTCTTGAAGTATGGCTCCCAGCAGTGACACATCTGCTGTGCCTGTGCTAAAAAGTTAGAGGAAGTAGAGTGGGAAAACAGACTAGAATTAATCAGAATGTGAAAGTGAGAGCAACCCACTGGCACCGGGCACCTGTTCACAAGGGAGGAAAGCATTTCTTAATCCTGCTCTCTTTGGCATCCACCAAAAGGTCTCCTCTTCCCAGTGACTATTATGTGTATGATCACAGTACATAGGAGCCCAAGTTATGAGCAGCTCACCATTGTGCGAGGCACTGTACCTACACCATGCTCTTCCTGTTGTGAGATTATCGCCTGCTCTAATTTAGGATAAGATCTTCTGGTCCAGGCTGTAAAGCTCCATGCACAGCCACAACCCTGTATAAATAATAGTGACAGGATGGTGTCAAGTGGACAATGCAATATGAAAATAAAGTTTAATATTCATTACAGAAAATTcagcactgaatcagtgttgtcaTCCTATTGGGACTATTATAGGGTGATGCCTACTTGTAATGAGAATAATAGAAACCTTTCCCCCTTTAATGCCatgagctgcatggggctgggcatGATGTCTTGGTAAGGATTTATTTTGCCTTCCAATAGTGGCAGTACTGTTAGTGGCTAATCTGGTTTGGTCTCTACAGATAGGACATCCCAGAAGCCTTCACCTAGAAATGTGGTCCAGCTGGTCCTACTGTACTAGACAGCAAGAGAATTTGCATCCTAGATGACAGTGACATAGTTCAGAAGGTCAAGGGCTTTATGTCCTATTACTagatagaaaaaaaaaaggaaaaaatgtattGGAATGAAAAGTGAAGACTTTTCTAACTACTCTCTAGGACTATGTTCTTTGCAGATATAAGATATATCCCACATAGACAGCTCCCCCTGTATTCTTTACTCCAATTATAGTTCCAGGCTCAGATATGTCTTTTATCAGGAGTTTGTTCAAGAACAAACACCTGTTGGCAAACACTTCACAGATCAATCACTATGGGAAACTAGGATACCACTTTCAGAAGCGGACCCTAGGAGAAAATCCATAATTttgctatgtctatactacagatcttactgcagctgtgccactataaggtctcctgtgtagccaaTGACAATTGGAAAGAGCTCTATtgttggcataattaaaccacccccaataaGTGTTGGTAGccatgtcagcaggagagcatctcccattgccATAGtcctgtccacaccagcacttagatcagtgaaacttatgtcagcCAGGGGGTTATTTTCACACccctgctcagagacacaactgctagtgtagacatagtggtgtcacagctaaatatgagGTGGAACAGATTGGTTAGCATAATTAGTTAAGACATTTCAAGGGATCATtccaggtgaagtggcccattaacccCTCTCCAATCAGGGAGGAAAGGAAGCAGGGTGAGAGGGAAAAGCAGCTGTTTGGCTGGTTAGTGgcttacagattgttgtaataagccataaatccagtgtctattcagtccatgatttagACTAGCTATCCATTATACTGTAGTAAGTGGTACTGTGTCACTCGGAGTGAAAATAAGCCCCTGAGTGCTGTAAGTTACACCAGCCTAAGGGCCAGTGTGgacatagctatgttggcaggagacaaTGACTTGTTGGCATTAAGCCGTTACACAAGAAATCCTATAGGGCTGTAGTGTATATGTAGCATGAGTTAGTTTGGCAGATCCACAGAATGGCTTTCAGGCTTGCACAGAGCTCCTCACccccaacagaaattggtccaagaaaagatttATCAACCAGCTTGTCAGTCTAATCCGGAGACAGTTCAATGGCCCTTTTACTAACTTCTCTGCCAAATTCTTCTTCTGAATAGTCTTGGCTGATTAAAGCCCACATTCTTCTACACTGGTAAGGAATCCAAAGCCTTGTGGCAAGGAAATCCTTTCCAGGCAGCCCTCCTGTGTATTTACTGCACTCTAGTTGACTGATTTCCATTAGACTGAGGAGCCCAGAGGGTAACAGCCCCTCTTGAATTTGACAAAGGCAATGACCTACTCCAGGTTAGTTTTGATATGGGTACAAGCAGCAGTAACCAGGTTTttcttttgtgggggggggggggggaaatggaggggaggagggaaggaaataaGCAATACTTATTTGCCACGTTGCACACAAAAGGAGATTCTTAGGTAGAAAGTATCTCATCTATGCACGCCCACTAGTCAGTCCCAACAAGGGAGAAGCCCTGTTGATTGAGGAACAGTAGGTCTTCAATCCAcagggcttccccctttccccgcTCCCTCCTGTCACTAACAGTTCATTGTAGCATCAAAATATTGTAGTCCTTTGGCAACATAGTTCAAACCCTATCAGAGATCTTGCCCCTGGTGTGGTGACACCCACATGATCCATCCCCTACCCAAAAAGATAGTAAAGAAAGGTTCTTTATGGAAAAGATAGAACTTCTACTGTGCATCCCCCTCAGTATCTGGGACATTTGTAGTCAGTCCTCTCACCCTCCCAATGCTTGCAAGAGCCACTTTAGATTGCAGAATTAGAGAGCGGAGGTAGTGGGATACTCCTGGTACACATTAGTGTGTATTTTATTAAAAGGGATGCCTACCGAAGGATCCAAGATTAGCACAAGCAGAAGAGCACATGGGAGCAGGAAAACTGATTCTAACCAGGCCTAGACACTAACCCCACATTTGTAGGGCTCAGTGTAGAGTCACATGTAGAAACCCATTCAACCCCCTCAGCCAAGTGCTTCTTACCACCATCCTCAAATCCAAGCCTGTTCCTGTATGCCAGCAATCCCCACTCAGGCAAGAGCAGCCTATTTGAAACTCAAAATGTCTGGCACTATGTCTGCAGCACAAAAATCCAGAAACCGATTGAGAGTTGCACTTTTCTCCAAGTATGGAGAAGGAATCTGAGACAGCAGGTTGGTTGTCTGAGCAGCTGTTGGCCTTTGACAGACACAGATATCCAGGAGGCTCTGTTCCAACTTCTGCTTAGTTCTTAAATGGCTCTGCCTCCGAACTGTATTTCTGGTTAAGAAAGTGCTTCTCCCTGCAATTGTGAAGTGAGAACATGCTAGACTTCCAGGGCCTACTCTTCAAACCCTCTTTCAGGGCCGAAGCTGCTTGCATTTGTGTAGCTTTATGCCCTTGAGCAGGCTTCAAAGAACTCCAGGATTTATGGTTACATGTGACATTCTGAAAGTGGGAAACAGGAGAGCTCCCAGGTAGGCTGACACAGTAGGCCACAAGTTATTTGCCAAAACGCCATTTATTGCATGTGTACAGATAACCAACTGAAGTATATTccattaaaattatatttaattgCACCACTTAAATACAAAACTTCCTGTATGTCAATAACTCCAGTTACCCATTTAGATTACCAAAATATACACAGTTATTCTTGGCCTGTAGAAAGGTTGGCAGTACAACTGAAGttacccttttttaaatatatagttTCCTGTGGTTTATGAGAAGAATTCTCATAGAAAAGCCTGTTAACAGCATTTCTACATTCCTATACAAAGCAAAGAATTACAGCTATAATTAACACAGTCTGGTTGTTGCTTTAATTTATAAAAATTCAGTGTAAAAAATAAAGGCAGTAATGGATCTCTCAGTTTTGTCTTTAAGAAGGTTAACACAGCTACATTCATACATCAAGGCAATCTCTTGTCCAGAGAGTTTGGAATGAAGCAAGTATTTTCTTGGTTTTATGGAGAAATTGAGAAGGCACCAATTTACTTAATTAGCAATTCAGGAATGACCTTCTACACAGcatttaagtttttaaaaaaaatccaaattgaACATGCAACATGTGCCTGTCAGCAAGTGTTCTTGGATCACTTCCTTTGGCTCGgcaatataaatatttacatcgtaaacactctctccctcccctatACCTTCACTATGAGCAGAAAAAAAAGTTATCAATTTGAAACAGGctaccaaaaaaaccaaccaaccaatctAGTTGGCAAAGCAGAGGCAAGGTCTGTGTTGAAATTAAGATTTCCTTCAAAGTTCTTAAAAATGTGTGGTGTAGGACACTGAAGTGAATGATCCTGTACAAGCTACAACTGAATGCATCTACTTAGTATATTACATTAAAACTAGTGTGAATGGGGTTTTTCCAACTACAACTGTACTTTCATCCAAACAAGAGACTTTTGGGAAGCGTTCCTGTTCTTAGGCCTATTCTAAGCAACCTAATGACTTGGCTCCATAGACTAGCCAGGTGATGCTGTGGAGATGACAATTATCCATTGCTAACACCCCCCTCTACACTAAAACTGAAGACATTAACTTCAGACCCAATTATGTCAGAATATTAAAGAGCTAAGCACTTGTGGTGTGTTATAGGCTCACACTAATATCTACTATACAACCATTTTAGCTGCAAGAAAGGATCAGTTTAGTTAATATGCTTCTCTGCTCCCTGGTCTTTGGCAGTACAAGAAGCCAGAAATACTTAGTTTGCTCTGTACCTTATATGCCATGTACAGTACACAAGGTCTCATGGCACTCATGGCAGACCTAGTTCAAAGTCACCACTACAAACTGACAATGCAGAGAGGTTGACAGCTTGCCCATCAGAGTACCACAGTGGTGTGGAACACAGTAAGGTCTCTCTCAAAAAGACTTGAACACATGTGAGCCAGTAAGACTAAAGACTTGGCACTTACGTGGATGGTTTAGATATGGTTTGTTCATTCCCAAAAGTCATTTCTTggtttaacttcaaaaaggagcAGAGTGGGGATATGATGCTTAGATGCAATTTAAATTCTAGGTTAAAATTAACAATACCTGCATCCAACTGTTaaaggagctcatttctagtacTCTTAAAAATCCCAAACCCAGTGATCAAATACTTGTTTGCCTTGCCCCTCCACTCCTCCTTCCAGTTGACATCTTACGGCCACTATTAAGTGCTATGATCATAGCAACTAGAAAGAGTGCAAGAACCATAGGTACCAGCTGTTGGTCTTTGTCAAATGCAGTAGAGACTTTCTAATACACTATACACACAGTGGAGGTCATGAGAGAGTTTAAACAAGGATCTTTAGTACAGATAATTTAGGCCTTGTTAGCTGTTAATTCCTGCTGTTCTCCTAAAGGAGAGTTATATACATACATTCCAGCTCTCCCTCATCGCCTTCCCTCCCAGGAGTCGTTAGATAAGCCAAAGCAAGTTTAGTGGCTTGCAGTTCCACGTTCCActttctttaagaaaaaaaatatacatttgtgCAAGAAAGCTGGCTAGGTTCCAGGAATCCAGATGTAATTTGTAGTTAGTTTCCAGTGGCAAGGGTTATATCTGATGATTGTATGACTTGAGTTTAATGCAGAAAAACCACAAGCAGGTTGTATGCAGGGACAGGAGAAGAGTTCAAGAAAGAGGGGGAAGTGTTCTGAAGACTAGTGTTTATGCATAGAATTCTTCTTGTTTCTGTGGTTTTTGGTATCCTCCATTTGATTGTTTTGGTTCATCCAATGAATAGCTGCCTTCATCTTTTTTCTTCATTCTGTACAGCATAAATCCAACTAGGAACACAGCAAAGAGCAGACCTACTAGTCCTCCAGCAATGAcacctgtggggagggggaaaaaagtaacATTAGACACTATGCAGGAGAGAGATTCTGACTGAAGTTTATTCCAGAGTTAGCTAGTAGGAGCAGAGACCAGTATTATAAAGGCATTTCATAATCAAGTGATGTAATAGGCTCCAGAGAGAGTTTTCAAAGTCAAATGGGAATTGGGTACTTCACTTTAAGCTTTCAATGGGACCTGAGCACCTAGTGGTCCTCTGAAAGCCTCCCCTACAGAGGCTTTCAATTCCTTCCCAAAAATGAAGGTTTGAAGATGCAGTCATCCACATTCCTTCCTCCATTACCTGGAGCCCATTGTACCTAAGCCATGACTCCTGCCAACAGGCTATGTTCTAGTACTGTGCAAGGGGTTTTTACTTCATCCTTGCTTGGGTGTAGAAGCTTTTTCCTCAGTGTATTACCACCCACTTGAACATGTACCTCAGAGTAACCTGGACCGAAACTCTGCAGCACTCAGGTGTAGAGCAGTTCTGCAGCAGCTTCATTTACATTAACAAGGGTGTCTCTACATGCTGTATCATGTTTGATTTTACATTGTTCCCACATTCAATTTGCAACATGCCTGTTTTTATTAGCAATGCATTAATCTAGATATTGACTAGAAGCAGCTTAAGGATCTGGCATCTACATATTGTGCCATACTGCCTTGATTTAGTGTTTTCAGGTTTCCAAACACATCTTGAGCCCTGATagagatttttaaataaaaagcctAGGTTCTGCAGTATTGGGTGGATTCTATAGCAGATTAGGCAGCCACCAATTAGGAGTACTACACAGGACCTTCTATAGCATTCAATGTATTTTGAAATACCTCCTAGAACTTCTTTCCTGTCCATTAACCCCTGGGAAGTTCCAGCAGCTTCAGCATCTCTTGAAGAGTCAGCCAGTTCAGATTCCGATAGGATTGTTCGTTCTTCACTAAAGATAAAGTCTCCCTGTGGGAAAGATACAGCGCAAGTCAGTCACAATTCAGCTCACTGATGGAGTTACTAGAAGCTTTACATTGGCCTCTACCtcaatgtgacccgatataacacgaatttggatataatgtggtaaagcagtgcttggggggtggggagggagggctgagCATGccgatggatcaaagcaagttcaatataatgcggtttcacctatagatgcagtaagatttttggctctcaaggacagcgttatattgaggtagaagtGTATTAGTTTTTAATATTTCCCTTCAACTGATGGCAAAAGAATTTTCCCCACACCCAGCAGTTAACAGCTTATGATGCATCATAATAGTGTGGTAGAATAGAATCAATAGAAACTAGCTTCATATGTGGAGTGGAACAAAGTTACTACATTCCAGCACTGTTGTATGGCTTTAGCATTGGATATGGCAAAGATCTACATTTGAGATTGAAACTGTTAATTCTTACCTGATCCCCAGAGCTTTCTTCAAGAAATGGAGTTTCCTTGTCATCTATAGGGTCTATACCCCTGGGTAGAATTGTTGTAGTTGGGGAGTGAACATCTTCCTCACTAATAGTGGTGAAGTTGGGATCAAATGTTTCTTTGGCGACACCAGATGAACTAGAGCTATGGATACTAGGTTCAATTACATGGACTGTGCTTGAGGCTTGTGCAGTGGTTACCCTGACAGTAGGACTGTCAGTAGTTGGACTTCTTGTTGTTAGGACTGCCTCATTTGTTGTAGGTTTCTCTGCAGTTGAGCCCAGTTTGTGAGTTTCATCCTTATCTGAAAGGACAGCCTCATCTGGCACCACATCACTGGTGGGGGATGATACCGTTTCCTTTTCAGCTGGGTTTTCAGTGCCATGAACTGCAGGTTGGTGAACAGTTGCCCCAGTAGACATTGTTGATGAATTTGCATGGTCTAAGGGGATATTCAAGGCAACCACAGGATGGTCGGTCAAGGGACCTACACGAGAATGTTAAGTATTAACTGATGTACAGATGATTCAATAGCAGACAAGTACAAGCAGCTCAGTATGTTGTGTGATGTGCTAGACTTAAGAGGCAACTTACTGTAGGGCTTGGATTAGACCCAAAAGCAATTAGATTGCTTCACAGTGCCCCGTCACCCCCCAAATCCACCTAAGATTGGATGTGCTGGTTACTCAAGTACTGTCAAGTCAGTATGCCATTAGTTGTTAGAACTTGTACCAAGGAGGGAAAGCAGCCTGCTTATCAAGGCCAAACATCCCTTTTTGTAACACACTGACCTGTAAATTCACAAGTGTTAACTACTTTTGATCTGCTAGTAACTTAGAATtgccctgtggggcagggagtcaTATGCAAGTCTGATAAAACCCAACTAGTTTCACCCATCACTAAACTGATCCAATACTCAAAAGGCAGAAGGCTGTTCAGCACTGTTTTCCACCTCTCTCCTATCCTCAACCCTACCAGTGAGGATATCCCATCTAAAACAGCTGGGAATGGGAAGAAGGGTAAAGGGAGAAATAGTGTAGGCAGGAACACCACGTTTGATGGAGTAGCCAGACATCTGAAGTTAATAGTGAAGATTAATATTAATTTAGGAAAGGGATTAGCATTTCATACCAGAAGGATGTCAAGTCATTTTATCCTCATGGAGCAGTTTGAGgaagttttatttcttttgagGGGAGGCAAAGTCTGGATCAAATTAAATAGGCATTAGTGATGTATAGAAACTTGCACTCAGTTAGGGTTCCTAGCAGTTTTCTATGCCCTGTATCATTGTATAGCAAGTTTAACTATCGCTTAACACCTAGATCACAAGTCTTCTGGAACATGGACTGCCTTATTTCCACAAGTCTAGCATAAATGGAGATCCTCATTGGGCATCT encodes the following:
- the SDC1 gene encoding syndecan-1 — protein: MMMRNVSAVWLLALFLQAACSQTTNVNLPPEDQDSSGDDEDAFSGSGAGPLTDHPVVALNIPLDHANSSTMSTGATVHQPAVHGTENPAEKETVSSPTSDVVPDEAVLSDKDETHKLGSTAEKPTTNEAVLTTRSPTTDSPTVRVTTAQASSTVHVIEPSIHSSSSSGVAKETFDPNFTTISEEDVHSPTTTILPRGIDPIDDKETPFLEESSGDQGDFIFSEERTILSESELADSSRDAEAAGTSQGLMDRKEVLGGVIAGGLVGLLFAVFLVGFMLYRMKKKDEGSYSLDEPKQSNGGYQKPQKQEEFYA